In Sulfurihydrogenibium subterraneum DSM 15120, a single window of DNA contains:
- a CDS encoding DsrE family protein, translated as MKKFLAFILLFIGFSFGQDNPKAVINLTTGDLNRFKMYLLSGVANSAEYYKNNLKELKVVVIIHGDAYKFFIKDLQNSPYKDDKTLIEAQKELQAKLEYLHKNYGVRFQMCEQGMKGKKIDPKTLYPFVELIPNAFIGLVNWQNEGYAYIPIH; from the coding sequence GTGAAAAAGTTTTTAGCTTTTATCCTTCTTTTTATAGGTTTTTCATTTGGACAGGACAATCCAAAAGCGGTTATCAACCTTACCACAGGGGATTTAAACAGGTTTAAAATGTATCTTTTAAGTGGTGTAGCAAATTCTGCAGAATACTATAAAAATAATCTAAAAGAGTTAAAAGTAGTAGTTATAATACACGGCGATGCTTACAAGTTTTTCATAAAAGACCTTCAAAACTCTCCTTACAAAGACGATAAAACTTTAATAGAAGCACAAAAAGAATTACAAGCAAAGTTAGAATACCTTCATAAAAATTACGGCGTAAGGTTTCAGATGTGTGAACAAGGAATGAAAGGTAAAAAAATTGACCCTAAAACCTTATACCCATTCGTAGAGCTTATCCCTAATGCCTTTATAGGTCTTGTCAACTGGCAAAACGAAGGGTACGCTTATATTCCAATACATTAA